TCCACATGGTTAATTGCCAGCCCTGTAAGTCCGTTTACCCTGGCAGCATATCTTATCATAACGGTATCTAACCATCCGCAACGCCTTGGTCTTCTTGTTGTTGTACCATACTCGCCGCCAAGTTCCCTTATTGTATCACCAATTTCATTATCCTGTTCGGTAGGAAATGGTCCGGCTCCTACCCTTGATGTATAAGCTTTTAGCACACCATATATTTCATCAATATAAACAGGTCCGATTCCTGCACCTGTACAAACTCCTCCTGCAATGGGATTTGAAGATGTAACATAAGGATAAGTTCCAAAATCCAAGTCTAAAAATGTAGCCTGGGCTCCTTCAAACAGTATATCCTTTTTCTCAGTAATGGCATCAAAAAGCAGGCTGTTTACATCACATACATGTTTTTTTAAAATCCTTCCATACTCTAAATACTCTGATATTACCTCATCTTCATTGAGCTTTTCTCCTTGATAAACTTTTTCAATAATTAAATTTTTAATTTCCAAATTCTCTTTTACTTTTTCTACAAATACATCTTCATCAATAAGGTCACACATCCTGATTCCTGATCTATCGGTTTTATCAGAGTAGCATGGACCAATACCTCTTTTAGTTGTTCCTATACAGTTGCTTCCCCTGAATTTTTCCTGCAATTCATCTAACAGCCTGTGATAAGGCATTATAACATGAGCCCTGTCACTTATTAAAAGCTTATCAGTACTTACCCCTTTGCTGTTTAAATCCTTCATCTCATTTAACAGTACTTTAGGGTCAACCACTACACCATTCCCGATAATACAAGTTTTATCTTTATGCAATATCCCTGATGGTATAAGGTGTAGTGAATACTTTACGCCGTTTGCTACTATTGTATGCCCTGCATTATTCCCTCCGGAAAACCGTACTACTATGTCAGAGCTTTTAGCCAGCATATCAATATATTTGCCTTTTCCTTCATCCCCCCACTGGGTACCTATTACTACCCTGGTAGCCATTTTACCAATCCCCCTATTCTATAAAAGACAGCAAAAAAATTTTGGCAACAAAATAAGACACCAATATTTCTTATTGCTGTCAATGGCAAGATGTCTTATTTTGAAAAACGTCTTTTGGTATTATTGTTCTTTTTGAGCAAAATAATCATTTAGCTCTTTAACCAGTTTGTCAGCATCTATCCCATGAACTGCACATGCCTGTGAAATACTTTCACCTGAAGCAGACGGGCATCCTATGCAAAACATTCCGTTATTCATAAATACAGTAGCTGTACCTCTGTCCATCTCTAAAACATCTGATATTATCATATCTTTAGTAATTTTGCTCATATATTATCCCTCCAAATTTATTTTAATTTCATGTCTGTTTGAGCTTTTGCTGTCTCAGTTGCTAATTTATCAGAATTACCTTTCAACAGTGTTTATTATACACTAATATGTAGAAAAAATATACCCCTTATTTTCTATATTTCATTTTCCCAATTTCATATAAATCATTGCCTTCACTATCAATTACAACAACTGCCGGAAAATCCTTTACAGTTAGTTTTCTTATCGCTTCAGCCCCTAATTCAGGAAAAGCAATTATTTCTTCTTTAACTATCCTCAGGGCAATTAAAGCTGCTGCCCCGCCTATTGCTCCAAAATACACCGCCCCGTACTTTTTCATGGCATCTATAACCTCTTTGCTTCTCAAACCTTTTCCAATCATCCCTTTTAGACCAAGCTTTATCAATTCAGGTGTATATGCATCCATCCTGCCGCTGGTTGTAGGACCGGCAGAGCCGATAACTTCCCCGGGTCTTGCCGGGCAAGGCCCTACATAATATATAACCTGGTTTTCTATATCAAAAGGAAGTTCCTTTCCCTCACCTAAAAGAGCTATCATTTTTTTGTGAGCAGCATCCCTTGCAGTATAAATAATACCGCTAATACTAACTATATCCCCTGCTTTTAATTTTTTTGCCTTCTCTATGGTTAATGGGGTTTCTATAGAATAATTCATTGCCTCACCTTCTATAAATTACTTTTTTATTTATACAAATTACTTTTTTGATTCTATAAATCACACTTTTTTGTAATTTTTGTGTAGTTGCAGTTGATATAAAACTCTTTATATTACAGCTTCCCCATGCCTTGTAGCATGACAGCTGATATTTACCGCCACAGGAAGTCCTGCAATATGAGTTGGAAAAACCTCTATATTAACGGCTAAGGCAGTAACGGTTCCTCCAAGACCTGCCGGACCAATCCCTAATAAATTAATTCTATCCAAAACCTCTTCTTCAATTTTTCTGATATGTTCCAAATGGCTTCTTTTATTAATTGGCCTAATCAATGCCTTTTTAGCCAAGACAGCCGCTTTTTCCATAGTACCTCCAATACCCACACCAACAACAACAGGGGGGCAAGGGTTTGGTCCTGCTTTGTCAACAGTATCAATTATAAACTTTTTTATTCCCTCTTCCCCGTCAGAAGGTTTTAGCATTTTTAACCTGCTCATATTTTCACTTCCAAACCCCTTAGGAGCTATGGAAATTTTTATTTTGTCCCCTTCAATAATATTATAGTGAATTACAGCAGGAGTATTGTCATTGGTGTTGTTTCTTTTAATGGGGTCTTCTACCACTGATTTTCTTAAAAAACCTTTTTCATATCCTCTCCTGACCCCTTCATTTATTGCTTCCTCCAAATTTCCTCCAACTATACGGACATCCTGGCCTATATCCAAAAAAACCACAGCCATTCCTGTGTCCTGACAAATGGCCATTTCCTTTTCCCTTGCCAGTTTGGCATTTTCAATAAGTTTCTCTAATATATCTATACCCCTTTGAGACTCTTCATTAACTAAAGCATTTTTAAAACCTTCTAAAATATCATCATTTAAATAATAATTTGAATGCATGCATAATTTTTCTACAGTCTCAATAATTTCATTAACATGAATAGTTCTCATTTTATCTCCCAGCCTTTTTAATACTTATAATTGCATCAATTTTTTTGGCAATACATAATCTTATTATATCAAATCCGGTTTTGCAAATACAGCTAAAAGCTTTTCCCTTATACATCTTTATTTCTCTTTTTAAATTTATGGATTTACTATTGATATGAAATGTGTTAACATTACCTTTGAGTCTTCATGTTAATATAACAAACAGGTTCTGCATATAAATAGACTCTACAATTATGTAGAAAGGGGTTTTGGTGTTGTCAAATTCTTGTCAAAATATAATGGTTTGTATTACACAGCAAATTACCTGTGAAAGGTTAATTTTAAAAGCCTCTGACTTAGGAAACCAGTTAGAAGGTCAACTTTTTGTAATACATGTTGCTAAAAATGAATGGAACTTTTTAGACAATGCTAAAGAAAGTGAGGCTTTAGAATACCTGTTTAAAATTTCAAAATCCGTGGGAGCTAACCTGTCTGTTTTAAAATCTGACAATATAGTTGAAACATTGGTTAATTTTGCAAAGGAAAATGAAATAACTCATGTTGTAATGGGGGAATCCCCAAACCACCACAGTAAAAGCAATCTTCATACGGAACTTAGCCAATCACTTCCCGGCGTTGAAATTTTGGTTATCCCTTAAGTTTATCTTTAATAAATTTTTAGTTTATATTGTATTTTTTTAATAAAAATGTTGTTTTTTGTTTTATGTGTAAAAACTCTCTTTTTCTATGTTAAAAGAACATATTATTTTTTAAAAAAGTGGTTAAAACCCTTGACTTTATGACATTTTCATTATAAAATAATGTCGAATTCCAAAATTAGGAGGTTGTGTATATGAACAAAACAGATTTGATAAACTCAATTGCTGCTAAATCAGGTTTAAGCAAAAAGAACAGTGAAGCCGCTTTAAATGCATTTATTTCTTCTGTACAGGACGCTTTAAAAGCCGGTGAAAAAGTTGCTCTTGTTGGCTTTGGTACATTTGAAGTAAGAGACAGGGCAGCCAGAAAAGGAAGAAATCCTCAGACAAAAGAAGAAATCACAATCCCCGCATCAAAAGCTCCCGTATTTAGAGCAGGTAAGGCATTAAAGGAAATTGTTAATAAGTAAGATGTTAAAATCAAAATATTAAAGACTTGCCTAAAAAGCAAGTCTTTAATGTTTTTTCATTGCAATTCTTATTTTATCCGCCATCATGGCTATACACTCAGAATTGGTAGGTTTGCCTTTATTGTAGTTAATGGTATAGCCAAACAAAGAGTCCATTGCATCCGGATTACCTCTTGCCCATGCACTTTCAATTGCATTTCTTATTCCCCTTTCTACTTTTTGCGGGGAAATGTTAAACTTCTTTGCAACAGCCGGATACAATGTCTTGGTGATGGATCCAAAACACTTGGGGTTTTCAACGGCATTAATAATAGCCTCTCTCAAATACTGGTATCCTGCCATATGAGGAGGAATGCCTACTTCATGCATCAAGTTTGTTACTTCAACTTCAATATCAAAGGTACGGTCATTTTCATTGGCACATATGAAATGAGAATTTTTCGAAACAGGTCTGTAGGAATATGCCGTCATGTATTTTTCTTCATAAAGCTGACGTACCCTGGTTACCAAAACATCTATGTCAAAAGGTTTAATTATGTAGTATTCTGCCCCAAGGGAAATGGCCTTTTGTATAAATACATCCTGTCCTATTGCAGAAAGCATTATATATATGGGCTTACGTTCTAAATCCATATTTGACAACCGCTCTAATACTGCCAAACCGTCTAAATTTGGCATTATAACATCCAGTATAACAACCTCCGGCTTTAAAGAAACTATCATATCAATAGCCTTTAAGCCATCTTTTGCAATGCCAACAACACTAATATCATCATGCTGACTCATATAATCTTTTAAAAGTTCTGCAAATTCTGTATTATCGTCTGCAATTAAAACTGTAATTTTACCTTTCATTTCCCTTCCGCCTTCTGAATGTATAGTATTTACATTTTCTTTTTGTACTAATATTTATATTCTATTATAATATACAATTCAATAAAATAATACTATTTTTTCATTATTCTGCGACAAAATCCATGTCTGCACCTGAATTTTTCATTAACTCTACATATTCAGGAAAAGTAACTTTTATAGCTTCAGCAGTATCTATAGTTGTTTCTCCTTCTGCGTTTAGCCCTGCCAAACTCAAAGCCATAACAATCCTATGGTCATCATATCCTTTTAATCTGCAGCCTTTAAGATTGCTTCTCTTAATAACAAGCCCGTCTTCTAACTCCTTGATGTCAGCTCCCATTTTACTCAATTCTTCACACATAACTTTAATCCTGTCAGTTTCCTTTAATCTTGCCTGGGGCACATTTACAAGCTTTGTCACGCCTTCTGCAAAACAGGCTGCAACAGCCATTGCCGGAAGAGCATCAGGAATTGCATTCATATCTATTTCCCTTCCCTTAAGTCCATTGCCTTTTATTGTGATACTCCCATCTTCAACTTTCACAGATGCCCCCATATCCCCGAGTATTGAAAACACCTCTTTGTCTCCTTGAGGGTCATTAATATCTAAGTTTTCAAGGGTAAATTCCCCGCCTGATATAGCTGCCTGCACAGCAAAGAAGGTTGCAGAGGAAAAATCCCCGGGGATTGTGGCATCTATAGCATTATACCTTTGCCCGCCTTTTATATAAAAAGATTTATAATTGTTGTTTTCATATTTTATTCCAAATTTATCTAGCCACCATAATGTAATGTCTACATAAGGGATTTCATTTAATCTTGTAATATTTATTTCCGTATCCTTTTCAAAAAGTGGTGCATTTATAAGCAATGCTGAGAGATATTGGGAGGTTATGGAGTCTAAATCTGTAAACCCTCCTTTTATTTTTCCTTTAACAATTACCGGCGCCATGTCATTATTCCTGGTGGATAGAGCTTGCCCCCCTAAATTGTTCACCGCCTTTAACAGGGCACCTAATGGTCTTTTTCTTATCTGATAGTCCCCTGTAAAAACAGAGTAACCCTCCGCTAAGGCAGCTGTAACCGTTCCAAATCTTAATGTAGTCCCTGAGTTTCCTACGTTAATGACATCGCAGGGTGTAGAAGGTTCCCCGTTAAATCCCTCTATAACATATTTATCACCTAACATTTGAATTTTAGCACCTAATGCTTTGCATGTCTCAATTGCCGATTCTGCATCCCCTGAAATTAGAGGATTTTTAATTTCAGATTTGCCTTTTGCCAAAGAAGCAAAAAACAACCCCCTTATTGTATGGGATTTTGATCCGGGTATTTTAACCCTGCCACTCGTACTTGACTTTCTCACCTTTAATATCATTTTCTCGTCTCTCCTTTTCTACCCTTTCACTTACCTGACTGTACATCAAAACTTAGTTTTGTATTTTTTATTTATTTGACATACAATGCCTATTGTAATATTACATATTTTTAAATAATTTCTTTACAATATATATTTTAATATATTAAATGATTATAGACAAACTTTTATAATTAATATCTTCTATCACTTATTAAAAATATGTGCTAAAATATTACTATAATAAAAAATGTAGTTAAAATTTAAGCCTAAAAATACAATGATAAGGATGTAGTTTTATATGGATGGAACCATACTAATTATAGATTATTCTGAATATGAAAGGGAAAAAATCAAAATTACTTTTGATAATATTGGGGACTTTGAGTTTATTGAAATAAAAAAGCCAGACGAATTTTACAGTCTTAAAAGTATTAAACCTGATATCTCCCTTGTAATTATAGATATAGAATTTCCGGTGGCTGAGGAAGGCTTTAAAATCCTGTCTTCTTTAAAGAAACTTACTGCTGATACTCCTGTTATTATAGTTACAAAGGCAGATAATAAAACTTACCGTAAAACCGCTTTAGATTTTAATGTCCGGGATTATATAATAAAACCATACAGGACACAGCGCCTGGGAAATTCCGTCAGAAGTATATTAAAAATTGACCAGGCTAAATACAATATAGACAGCGCAAATGTTATAACTATGTCTGTTGAAGACTATATAACCAAAGAATTTAAGATTGCTTCCCGGGCCAATAAAAAGCTTTCAATAATACTCATAACCCCCGTGTATCCTTATAAGGCTACGTTGGAAAAAGATAAAAAAATTAATCCGGAATTTGAAAAAGATATGTATAATTCTGTTATCGAAAAGGTCAAACTTTCTTCAAGGTACACAGATACTGTTATACTAAATGACAACAAGGATATTCTGGTAATACTGCCCTTTACAGATGCAGCTGGGGCGTCAAAAGTTGTTGAAAAAATAAAGATTAGTGTTTCGGAGGCTTTAAATAATTTAGATTTTAAATTTGACCAACTTTTTTATACTGTATATTCAACTTTCCCTGATGACGGTAAAAATTTTCAGGCATTGATGAAAAAAGCCATTAAGCAGGTGGAAGATAAGATAATGCTGGAAAAAATAACATCTATTGGGGAAAATGCATTGGCTGATGCCAGAAATAAATATAATAAATTTAAAATGTAATTTTTTAGAAAGGAAAATGCTATGAAAGAAATAGAGCTTATTGCTACATGTGCTGCAGGCATAGAAGCTATGGTAAAAAGAGAAGTCCAAAAATTAGGATTTAAAGATATATCAACCGAAAACGGTAAAGTTACTTTTAAGGGAGATTTATCCAGCATTGCCAAAGCAAATATTAATTTAAGATGTGCTGACAGGGTGCTTTTAAAAATAGGAGAATTTGAAGCCCTTTCCTTTGAAGAGCTTTTTGAAAAAACCAAAGCCCTTCCATGGGATGAATGGATAACAGTGGATGGCAAATTTACCGTTTTGGGCAAATCGGTAAAGTCAAAACTTTTTAGCATTTCAGACTGCCAGGCAATTGTAAAAAAAGCCGTTGTGGAAAAATTAAAAACAAAATATAATGTGGAATGGTTTGAAGAAACCGGACCTGAATACACAATTCAGGTATCCCTTTTAAAGGATATTGCTACTTTAACTATAGATACCAGCGGTACTGCTCTTCACAAAAGAGGATACAGGAAAAGAATTGTAGCAGCACCTATCAAAGAAACCCTTGCCGCTGCAATGATTATGATAAGTTATTGGAACAAAAGCAAGCCTTTATTAGACTGTTTTTGTGGCTCAGGCACCATACCCATTGAGGCTGCCCTTATAGGAAAAAATATTGCACCGGGGCTTAACAGGACATTTGCATCTCAGGAATGGCCTGTTATAGATAAAAGTATATGGGAAAAAGAAAGACGCATTGCATTTCAGGCAATTGACCAGGATGTTGAATTAAAAATTTACGCATCGGATATTGACCCTGAAGCTGTGGAACTGGCAAGGGAAAACGCCTATGAAGCAGGTGTTGACGACTGTATAGATTTTTCCGTTTGCGATTTTAAAAATGCAAAAGTTAAGGGGGACTATGGTGTAGTGATATCCAATCCCCCATATGGTGAAAGAATCAGTGAAAAAAAAGAAGTGGAGAATTTATATAAGGATTTAGGAAAATTTTTGAAAAATTACCCCACTTGGTCCAAATATTTTTTAAGTCCTGTGGAAAAATTCGAGAGATTATACGGCAAAAAAGCCAGTAAAAAAAGAAAGCTATTTAACGGCAATATAAAAGTTGACTACTACCAGTTTTTCGGTCTACAGCCGCCAAAATGACTTTATTTGCCTTCCATGGCCTTTTTGGCAAACTCTGTATTTACTATGTTTTCATACGGAACTTCCTTTGTAAGTTCCCCTGCTTCTTTCATTACCTCCTGCAAAAGTTCAAAAGCTTCTTTTTTCATAACCGGGTCGCTGCACCATGCATCATTTTCTTTATACCTTTGTGCAACTTTTATTAAAATATCTTCATCTGCATCAGGAAAAGAAGGTTTTATAACTTCTGTAATTTCCTCCGGGGTGTGCTGCTCCACCCATTTTTGTCCTTTATATATTGCATTTGTAAATTTTTGAATGATATCTTTGTTTTCTTCTATATAGCTCTTTTTGGCAAAGTAAGCTGTATAAGGTATTTCCCCACTTTCCTTTCCAATGGAAGCTAAAACATATCCTCTGCCTTCTTTTTCTAGCATTGATGCAACAGGCTCAAACAAAGTTACATAATCCCCCTGCCCTCCTGTAAAAGCTCCTGCCATAAGGGCAAATTGTATACTGGTATCAACCACTAAATCTTCTTTAGGGTTTAATCCCTTCTTTTTAAGTACATATTCCAATGTCATGTAGGGAACTCCGCCTTTTCTACCGCCAATTAAAACGCTTCCTTTAAGATTTTCCCATTTAAAATTTTCTTCAGGTTTTCTTCCTACAAGAAATGAGCCGTCCCTTTTTGTAAGCTGGGCAAAGACCACCCCGTAATCTTCTTTCCCTTCATTGTACACATAAATTGCAGCTTCAGGTCCTGCAAAACCAATATCTGCCTGATCTGACAAAACCGCTGTCATAACTTTGTCTGCCCCTTGCCCTGTTGTAAGCTCTATTTCTAAACCTTCCTCTTCAAAAAAGCCTAGATTCAAAGCTACATACTGTGGAGCATAAAAAACTGAATGGGTAACTTCATTTAAACGTATCTTTTGGTAATCATTTTTGCTACATGCACAAAATGAAAGCAAAATTCCCAAAATCAAAATAAAAACCAAAATCTTTTTCATATTTCACACCTCCTAAAACCAATATATTCTTTCTCAAAGTGACAGGTGAATTATAAATAATTATTGTAAATAATTTTACTTGGATTTAATTATAATTTTTTCAATAAAAGCTACTACCTGGTACATGAGGGTTGCTGCAACAGATAAAATTAATACACTTGTCATAACCAAATCCAATTGGAACACCTGGCCTCCATAAACAATGAGATAACCTATACCTGATTTGGATACTAAAAATTCCCCCACTATCACCCCAACCCAGGACAAACCTACATTAACTTTAAGAGCATTGACAATAACGGGGTAGGAAGAGGGCAGCACAACTTTGGACAGCACCTGGAGCTTATTTGCTCCAAAAGTTTCAACTAGTTTTATTTTATCTTTATCCACCGACTGCAATCCATTTAAAACTTCAAGTATAGTTACAACTATGGATACAGACAGGGCAATCACAACTATTGCTGCAGGTCCGGCACCTATCCACACTATAAATATTGGCCCTAATGCTATTTTAGGTAAGCTGTTTAACACAATTAGGTAAGGTTCCATGACTTTTGAAAGAAAATCCGACCACCACAGTATAATGGCTGCAATGGTGCCAAGAAATGTTCCCAGTAAAAAACCTATTACCGTTTCAGCACAGGTAACTAAAATGTGTTTAAAAAGTTCCCCCTCATTGTAAAGGTTTAAAAAAGTTTTTATAATCCTTGAAGGCTGGCTTGTTATAAATGCATCTATAATTTTCAAATTTGCAGCCACTTCCCATAAAAGAAAAATCAGTATCACCAAAGCAATTTGTGTAAACAAAATAAGTATTTTGCGAAGTTTTATTTTTTTCAAATATTCCATATGTTCTTTTGATACCGGCACCTTTTTAGAACTAAACATGGACATCAAGCTCCTTCCATATCATGTTGAAATAATCTTTAAATTCCGGTGCCTCCCTTGCCGCCAACGGGCTTTTTTCTTTTTTGGAAAGTACAA
The genomic region above belongs to Acetivibrio saccincola and contains:
- a CDS encoding adenylosuccinate synthase — protein: MATRVVIGTQWGDEGKGKYIDMLAKSSDIVVRFSGGNNAGHTIVANGVKYSLHLIPSGILHKDKTCIIGNGVVVDPKVLLNEMKDLNSKGVSTDKLLISDRAHVIMPYHRLLDELQEKFRGSNCIGTTKRGIGPCYSDKTDRSGIRMCDLIDEDVFVEKVKENLEIKNLIIEKVYQGEKLNEDEVISEYLEYGRILKKHVCDVNSLLFDAITEKKDILFEGAQATFLDLDFGTYPYVTSSNPIAGGVCTGAGIGPVYIDEIYGVLKAYTSRVGAGPFPTEQDNEIGDTIRELGGEYGTTTRRPRRCGWLDTVMIRYAARVNGLTGLAINHVDTIGKLNNIKLCVAYEKDGRTINSFPASLKELEKCTPVYEEFEGWPDSDISNAKTFEDLPANAKKYLKRIEEIVGVKIKLIGVGKEREQTIAV
- a CDS encoding DUF1858 domain-containing protein yields the protein MSKITKDMIISDVLEMDRGTATVFMNNGMFCIGCPSASGESISQACAVHGIDADKLVKELNDYFAQKEQ
- a CDS encoding Fe-S-containing hydro-lyase; this translates as MNYSIETPLTIEKAKKLKAGDIVSISGIIYTARDAAHKKMIALLGEGKELPFDIENQVIYYVGPCPARPGEVIGSAGPTTSGRMDAYTPELIKLGLKGMIGKGLRSKEVIDAMKKYGAVYFGAIGGAAALIALRIVKEEIIAFPELGAEAIRKLTVKDFPAVVVIDSEGNDLYEIGKMKYRK
- a CDS encoding fumarate hydratase, with the protein product MRTIHVNEIIETVEKLCMHSNYYLNDDILEGFKNALVNEESQRGIDILEKLIENAKLAREKEMAICQDTGMAVVFLDIGQDVRIVGGNLEEAINEGVRRGYEKGFLRKSVVEDPIKRNNTNDNTPAVIHYNIIEGDKIKISIAPKGFGSENMSRLKMLKPSDGEEGIKKFIIDTVDKAGPNPCPPVVVGVGIGGTMEKAAVLAKKALIRPINKRSHLEHIRKIEEEVLDRINLLGIGPAGLGGTVTALAVNIEVFPTHIAGLPVAVNISCHATRHGEAVI
- a CDS encoding adenine nucleotide alpha hydrolase family protein, which encodes MVCITQQITCERLILKASDLGNQLEGQLFVIHVAKNEWNFLDNAKESEALEYLFKISKSVGANLSVLKSDNIVETLVNFAKENEITHVVMGESPNHHSKSNLHTELSQSLPGVEILVIP
- a CDS encoding HU family DNA-binding protein, coding for MNKTDLINSIAAKSGLSKKNSEAALNAFISSVQDALKAGEKVALVGFGTFEVRDRAARKGRNPQTKEEITIPASKAPVFRAGKALKEIVNK
- the spo0A gene encoding sporulation transcription factor Spo0A; amino-acid sequence: MKGKITVLIADDNTEFAELLKDYMSQHDDISVVGIAKDGLKAIDMIVSLKPEVVILDVIMPNLDGLAVLERLSNMDLERKPIYIMLSAIGQDVFIQKAISLGAEYYIIKPFDIDVLVTRVRQLYEEKYMTAYSYRPVSKNSHFICANENDRTFDIEVEVTNLMHEVGIPPHMAGYQYLREAIINAVENPKCFGSITKTLYPAVAKKFNISPQKVERGIRNAIESAWARGNPDAMDSLFGYTINYNKGKPTNSECIAMMADKIRIAMKKH
- the aroA gene encoding 3-phosphoshikimate 1-carboxyvinyltransferase, whose translation is MILKVRKSSTSGRVKIPGSKSHTIRGLFFASLAKGKSEIKNPLISGDAESAIETCKALGAKIQMLGDKYVIEGFNGEPSTPCDVINVGNSGTTLRFGTVTAALAEGYSVFTGDYQIRKRPLGALLKAVNNLGGQALSTRNNDMAPVIVKGKIKGGFTDLDSITSQYLSALLINAPLFEKDTEINITRLNEIPYVDITLWWLDKFGIKYENNNYKSFYIKGGQRYNAIDATIPGDFSSATFFAVQAAISGGEFTLENLDINDPQGDKEVFSILGDMGASVKVEDGSITIKGNGLKGREIDMNAIPDALPAMAVAACFAEGVTKLVNVPQARLKETDRIKVMCEELSKMGADIKELEDGLVIKRSNLKGCRLKGYDDHRIVMALSLAGLNAEGETTIDTAEAIKVTFPEYVELMKNSGADMDFVAE
- a CDS encoding response regulator; the encoded protein is MDGTILIIDYSEYEREKIKITFDNIGDFEFIEIKKPDEFYSLKSIKPDISLVIIDIEFPVAEEGFKILSSLKKLTADTPVIIVTKADNKTYRKTALDFNVRDYIIKPYRTQRLGNSVRSILKIDQAKYNIDSANVITMSVEDYITKEFKIASRANKKLSIILITPVYPYKATLEKDKKINPEFEKDMYNSVIEKVKLSSRYTDTVILNDNKDILVILPFTDAAGASKVVEKIKISVSEALNNLDFKFDQLFYTVYSTFPDDGKNFQALMKKAIKQVEDKIMLEKITSIGENALADARNKYNKFKM
- a CDS encoding THUMP domain-containing class I SAM-dependent RNA methyltransferase, producing the protein MKEIELIATCAAGIEAMVKREVQKLGFKDISTENGKVTFKGDLSSIAKANINLRCADRVLLKIGEFEALSFEELFEKTKALPWDEWITVDGKFTVLGKSVKSKLFSISDCQAIVKKAVVEKLKTKYNVEWFEETGPEYTIQVSLLKDIATLTIDTSGTALHKRGYRKRIVAAPIKETLAAAMIMISYWNKSKPLLDCFCGSGTIPIEAALIGKNIAPGLNRTFASQEWPVIDKSIWEKERRIAFQAIDQDVELKIYASDIDPEAVELARENAYEAGVDDCIDFSVCDFKNAKVKGDYGVVISNPPYGERISEKKEVENLYKDLGKFLKNYPTWSKYFLSPVEKFERLYGKKASKKRKLFNGNIKVDYYQFFGLQPPK
- a CDS encoding ABC transporter substrate-binding protein — protein: MKKILVFILILGILLSFCACSKNDYQKIRLNEVTHSVFYAPQYVALNLGFFEEEGLEIELTTGQGADKVMTAVLSDQADIGFAGPEAAIYVYNEGKEDYGVVFAQLTKRDGSFLVGRKPEENFKWENLKGSVLIGGRKGGVPYMTLEYVLKKKGLNPKEDLVVDTSIQFALMAGAFTGGQGDYVTLFEPVASMLEKEGRGYVLASIGKESGEIPYTAYFAKKSYIEENKDIIQKFTNAIYKGQKWVEQHTPEEITEVIKPSFPDADEDILIKVAQRYKENDAWCSDPVMKKEAFELLQEVMKEAGELTKEVPYENIVNTEFAKKAMEGK
- a CDS encoding ABC transporter permease, encoding MFSSKKVPVSKEHMEYLKKIKLRKILILFTQIALVILIFLLWEVAANLKIIDAFITSQPSRIIKTFLNLYNEGELFKHILVTCAETVIGFLLGTFLGTIAAIILWWSDFLSKVMEPYLIVLNSLPKIALGPIFIVWIGAGPAAIVVIALSVSIVVTILEVLNGLQSVDKDKIKLVETFGANKLQVLSKVVLPSSYPVIVNALKVNVGLSWVGVIVGEFLVSKSGIGYLIVYGGQVFQLDLVMTSVLILSVAATLMYQVVAFIEKIIIKSK